A stretch of the Sulfurimonas sp. HSL-1656 genome encodes the following:
- a CDS encoding DUF1538 domain-containing protein, whose amino-acid sequence MEQLRLFLIMLKGSFTDLAPIIAVIAFFQIFILQQMPDNLLSVATGLFIVAVGLALFIQGLEVGIFPVGENLAQEFARKGSAFWLLLFAFLIGFSTTIAEPALIAIADKAAVISEGKIDSLVLRLTVAFSVGFAIALGTFRILTGHPIHFYIITGYVIVVMLTFFVPPEIVGLAYDSGGVTTSTVTVPLVAALGVGLASSIRGRNPVIDGFGLIAFASLTPMIFVQLYGIVVYASGNGEAIAAVAQSVSEHVEHSRTIGQQALALLLELVDVIKDVLPILGVIFFFQYAIIKKQVPYLRRIVFGILLVILGLYAFIVGLEMGLFPIGETMALQLTEQDNRLLIYLFAFLIGFSTTMAEPALLAIAIKVEEISAGKIRQMVLRIAVALGVAVGIALGAYRIVAGDPIHYYIIAGYIVVIILTYFAPRYIIPIAYDSGGVTTSTVTVPLVAALGLGLATNIEGRSPLIDGFGLIAFASLFPMITVMAYGVITELSARSTKTQHKEEFE is encoded by the coding sequence ATGGAACAACTCAGACTCTTTTTGATCATGCTCAAAGGCTCCTTCACTGACCTGGCCCCCATCATTGCCGTCATCGCCTTTTTCCAGATCTTCATCCTGCAGCAGATGCCCGACAACCTCCTCTCTGTCGCGACGGGACTTTTCATCGTCGCCGTAGGGCTCGCGCTCTTTATCCAGGGGCTGGAAGTCGGTATCTTCCCCGTCGGGGAGAACCTCGCGCAGGAGTTCGCGCGCAAAGGCTCCGCGTTCTGGCTGCTGCTCTTCGCCTTTCTCATCGGCTTCTCAACGACCATCGCGGAACCGGCCCTGATCGCCATCGCCGACAAGGCGGCCGTGATCAGCGAGGGGAAGATCGACTCTCTGGTGCTGCGGCTGACCGTTGCCTTTTCGGTCGGTTTCGCCATTGCCCTGGGGACGTTCCGCATCCTGACGGGCCATCCCATCCACTTTTACATCATTACCGGCTATGTCATCGTCGTCATGTTGACCTTCTTCGTCCCGCCGGAGATCGTCGGGCTCGCCTACGACAGCGGCGGGGTGACGACCTCGACGGTGACCGTTCCCCTGGTCGCGGCGCTCGGCGTGGGGCTCGCGAGCAGTATCCGCGGGCGGAACCCGGTCATCGACGGTTTCGGGCTGATCGCGTTTGCCTCGCTGACGCCGATGATCTTCGTACAGCTCTACGGGATCGTCGTCTACGCCTCCGGAAACGGCGAGGCGATCGCCGCCGTGGCGCAGAGCGTATCGGAGCATGTGGAACACAGCCGTACCATCGGTCAGCAGGCGCTGGCGCTGCTGCTCGAGCTCGTTGATGTCATCAAGGACGTGCTGCCGATCCTGGGCGTCATCTTCTTTTTCCAGTATGCCATTATCAAGAAACAGGTGCCCTACCTGCGCCGCATCGTTTTCGGTATCCTGCTGGTGATCCTGGGGCTGTATGCTTTTATCGTCGGACTTGAGATGGGGCTCTTTCCTATCGGGGAGACGATGGCGCTGCAGCTCACGGAGCAGGATAACCGGCTGCTCATCTACCTGTTCGCCTTTTTGATCGGCTTTTCGACGACGATGGCGGAGCCGGCGCTGCTGGCGATCGCGATCAAGGTCGAGGAGATCTCCGCCGGGAAGATCCGGCAGATGGTCCTGAGGATCGCCGTGGCCCTCGGGGTGGCGGTGGGCATCGCGCTGGGGGCGTACCGTATCGTGGCGGGGGACCCCATCCACTACTACATTATCGCGGGCTACATCGTCGTCATCATTTTGACCTATTTCGCCCCGCGCTACATCATCCCGATCGCCTACGACAGCGGCGGGGTGACGACGTCGACCGTCACCGTGCCGCTCGTCGCGGCGCTGGGGCTGGGGCTGGCGACCAACATCGAGGGGCGGAGCCCGCTCATTGACGGGTTCGGGCTGATCGCGTTTGCGTCACTCTTTCCGATGATCACCGTCATGGCCTACGGGGTGATCACGGAACTGAGTGCCAGGAGCACAAAAACTCAACACAAGGAGGAGTTTGAATGA
- the arsC gene encoding arsenate reductase (glutaredoxin) (This arsenate reductase requires both glutathione and glutaredoxin to convert arsenate to arsenite, after which the efflux transporter formed by ArsA and ArsB can extrude the arsenite from the cell, providing resistance.), translating to MHSTVTIWHNPRCGKSREALKLLEEEGITPEIVRYLDDVPTETQLRDLLAMLGIGARDLMRTKEAIYKELGLKDVTDESALIKAMTEHPKLIERPVVITNGKAVIGRPPEKVVDLVKA from the coding sequence ATGCATTCGACAGTGACCATCTGGCACAACCCCCGCTGCGGCAAATCCCGCGAAGCCCTGAAACTGCTGGAGGAAGAGGGGATCACCCCGGAGATCGTCCGCTACCTCGACGACGTTCCGACCGAGACGCAGCTGCGCGATCTCCTGGCGATGCTCGGCATCGGTGCGCGCGACCTGATGCGCACGAAAGAGGCCATTTACAAGGAGCTCGGTCTCAAAGACGTCACTGACGAATCTGCCCTGATTAAAGCCATGACGGAGCATCCGAAACTGATTGAGCGCCCCGTCGTCATCACAAACGGGAAAGCCGTCATCGGACGTCCGCCGGAAAAAGTGGTCGATCTGGTAAAAGCGTAG
- a CDS encoding DUF465 domain-containing protein, which produces MLHEYREIITKMKEDGSANAHFLKIFERHNELDDLITKGEGGQIPMDDVEIEKLKKEKLLLKDEAYAEIIKYKKENNL; this is translated from the coding sequence ATGCTGCACGAATACCGTGAAATCATCACCAAGATGAAGGAAGACGGAAGCGCCAATGCGCATTTTCTGAAAATTTTCGAGCGTCACAACGAGCTGGACGATCTGATCACGAAGGGTGAGGGCGGTCAGATCCCGATGGATGACGTCGAGATCGAAAAGCTGAAAAAAGAGAAGCTGCTACTCAAGGATGAGGCGTACGCCGAGATCATCAAGTACAAAAAAGAAAACAACCTCTAA
- the dcd gene encoding dCTP deaminase has translation MGLKADSWIREQALEHAMITPFCEDQVGKGVVSYGLSSYGYDIRVSDEFKIFTNLNSTVVDPKHFDDANVVDYKGDICIVPPNSFALARTVEYFKIPRDVLAICLGKSTYARCGIIVNVTPFEPEFEGHITIEISNTTPLPAKIYANEGIAQVLFLKGDEMCETSYGDKGGKYQGQEGITLPRILQ, from the coding sequence ATGGGACTGAAGGCGGACAGCTGGATCAGGGAGCAGGCGCTTGAACACGCCATGATTACGCCTTTTTGCGAGGATCAGGTCGGCAAGGGCGTGGTCAGTTACGGGCTGAGCTCGTACGGGTACGATATCCGCGTCAGCGATGAGTTCAAGATCTTTACGAACCTCAACTCCACCGTGGTCGACCCGAAACATTTTGATGACGCGAACGTCGTAGATTACAAAGGCGACATCTGTATCGTCCCGCCGAACTCGTTTGCGCTGGCGCGGACCGTCGAGTACTTCAAGATCCCCCGTGACGTGCTGGCGATCTGTCTGGGGAAATCCACCTATGCACGCTGCGGGATCATCGTCAACGTGACCCCTTTCGAACCGGAATTCGAAGGGCACATCACGATCGAAATCTCCAACACCACACCGCTGCCGGCGAAGATCTATGCCAACGAGGGGATCGCCCAGGTGCTCTTCCTGAAAGGCGATGAAATGTGCGAAACAAGCTACGGCGACAAGGGCGGAAAATACCAGGGACAAGAGGGTATTACTTTACCGCGCATTTTACAGTAA
- the accB gene encoding acetyl-CoA carboxylase biotin carboxyl carrier protein has product MDMRQIKALMQEFDESGLSKLKITKEGFEMELEKVIGAVAAPVAAPAPVAAPAAVPVAAAAPAAAPAPSVSGDEILSPMVGTYYAAPSPDSAPFVKVGDTIKKGQVIAILEAMKIMNELEAEFDCKILDVLVSDGQAVEYDMPLFVVEKL; this is encoded by the coding sequence ATGGATATGAGACAGATCAAGGCATTGATGCAGGAGTTTGACGAGAGCGGCCTTTCCAAACTGAAGATCACCAAAGAAGGGTTCGAGATGGAACTGGAAAAAGTCATCGGTGCCGTCGCGGCACCGGTAGCCGCCCCTGCACCGGTCGCAGCACCTGCAGCCGTCCCGGTGGCAGCAGCAGCCCCGGCAGCAGCACCGGCCCCTTCTGTCAGCGGTGACGAGATCCTCTCCCCGATGGTCGGAACCTACTATGCGGCACCGTCACCGGATTCCGCCCCGTTCGTCAAAGTCGGCGACACGATCAAAAAAGGGCAGGTCATCGCGATCCTCGAAGCCATGAAGATCATGAACGAACTCGAAGCGGAATTCGACTGTAAAATCCTTGACGTGCTCGTCTCCGACGGCCAAGCGGTCGAGTACGACATGCCGCTGTTCGTGGTAGAGAAGCTATAA
- a CDS encoding acetyl-CoA carboxylase biotin carboxylase subunit, with amino-acid sequence MAEIKRILVANRGEIALRAIRTIKEMGKEAVAVYSKGDKGASYLELADAAICIGEAPSSASYLNIPAIISAAEVSGCDAIFPGYGFLSENQHFVEICAHHGIKFIGPTPEVMVLMSDKSKAKDVMIAAGVPVVPGSDGAITDIEDAKKRAREVGYPVILKAAQGGGGRGMRVVEDESYLENAFLAAESEAITAFGDGTIYMEKFILNPRHIEVQIMADSHGNVIHVGERDCSMQRRHQKLIEESPAVILTPEVRERLHAAAVRATEFIKYEGAGTFEFLLDANLDFYFMEMNTRLQVEHTVSEEVSGLDLIELMIQVAEGKTLPKQEEIVLKGHAIECRITAEDPIKFLPCPGKISEWIAPGGIGVRMDTHAHAGYIVPPTYDSMIGKLIVYGRDRDHAIKRMHRALSEFTISGIRTTIPFHIKMMANDDFISNNFDTKYLENYKG; translated from the coding sequence ATGGCAGAGATCAAGCGTATCCTGGTCGCGAACCGCGGCGAGATCGCCCTGCGTGCCATCCGTACCATTAAAGAGATGGGGAAGGAAGCCGTTGCCGTCTATTCCAAAGGGGACAAAGGCGCTTCCTACCTCGAGCTGGCCGACGCCGCCATCTGTATCGGCGAAGCGCCGAGCAGCGCCAGCTACCTCAATATCCCCGCCATCATCTCCGCTGCGGAAGTCAGCGGCTGTGATGCCATCTTCCCGGGCTACGGCTTTTTGAGCGAGAACCAGCACTTCGTAGAGATCTGTGCGCACCACGGTATCAAGTTCATCGGGCCGACGCCGGAAGTCATGGTACTGATGTCGGACAAGTCCAAAGCCAAGGACGTCATGATCGCTGCAGGCGTCCCGGTCGTCCCGGGAAGCGACGGTGCCATCACCGATATCGAGGACGCGAAAAAGCGTGCCCGCGAAGTCGGCTACCCGGTCATCCTCAAAGCTGCCCAGGGCGGCGGCGGACGCGGGATGCGCGTCGTGGAGGATGAGAGCTACCTCGAAAACGCCTTCCTTGCCGCCGAATCCGAAGCGATCACCGCGTTCGGCGACGGCACCATCTATATGGAGAAGTTCATCCTGAACCCGCGCCATATCGAGGTACAGATCATGGCGGACAGCCACGGCAACGTCATCCACGTCGGCGAGCGCGACTGCTCCATGCAGCGCCGCCACCAGAAGCTTATCGAGGAGTCCCCGGCGGTCATCCTGACCCCGGAAGTCCGCGAACGCCTCCACGCCGCCGCCGTCCGTGCCACGGAGTTCATCAAGTATGAAGGCGCCGGGACATTCGAGTTCCTGCTCGACGCGAACCTCGACTTCTACTTCATGGAGATGAACACCCGTCTGCAGGTCGAGCACACCGTTTCCGAAGAGGTAAGCGGCCTCGACCTTATCGAGCTGATGATCCAGGTGGCCGAAGGAAAGACGCTCCCGAAACAAGAGGAGATCGTACTCAAAGGTCACGCCATCGAGTGCCGTATCACGGCCGAGGACCCTATCAAGTTCCTCCCGTGCCCCGGCAAGATCAGCGAATGGATCGCACCGGGCGGTATCGGCGTGCGTATGGACACCCACGCGCATGCAGGCTACATCGTTCCGCCGACCTACGACTCCATGATCGGCAAACTGATCGTCTACGGACGCGACCGTGACCACGCGATCAAACGCATGCACCGTGCGCTGAGTGAATTCACCATCAGCGGTATCCGCACGACGATCCCCTTCCACATCAAAATGATGGCGAACGACGACTTCATCTCCAACAACTTCGATACGAAGTACCTCGAAAACTACAAAGGGTAA
- a CDS encoding SurA N-terminal domain-containing protein, with amino-acid sequence MQKTALLFILFTVALYAGMVDGVAILVKEEPITLYAITQKMKENGMTQAQAVDMLIREKLEAQEVAQRELSVTETELQERIKQIAGQNNMTTAQLFDAVWQTEHLSRSDFEAKLKKSMLTQKLYGAIAMANMEEPGDAEMQEYYRLHSDKFSHPERFDVTVYHATGQGVLKRKMDNPMLMLPEVTMQEASLPYEKIEPQLAALLIKTEIGAFTPILTDPKGGFASFYVRNKSLPMMQPFETVKAQVQEEMMDDAREQTLKDYFDRARLNAEITVVRLPDRQ; translated from the coding sequence TTGCAAAAAACCGCACTGCTTTTCATACTTTTTACCGTGGCGTTGTACGCCGGGATGGTCGACGGCGTCGCCATCCTTGTCAAGGAGGAGCCGATCACCCTCTATGCCATCACGCAGAAGATGAAGGAGAACGGCATGACGCAGGCGCAGGCCGTTGACATGCTGATCCGCGAAAAACTGGAGGCCCAGGAGGTCGCCCAGCGCGAGCTCAGCGTCACCGAGACCGAGCTGCAGGAGCGCATCAAGCAGATCGCCGGGCAGAACAACATGACGACGGCCCAGCTCTTCGATGCGGTCTGGCAGACCGAGCACCTGAGCCGCAGCGATTTTGAAGCCAAGCTCAAAAAGTCGATGCTGACCCAGAAGCTGTACGGGGCGATCGCGATGGCCAATATGGAGGAGCCCGGCGATGCGGAGATGCAGGAGTATTACCGCCTGCACTCGGACAAATTCTCCCACCCGGAGCGCTTTGACGTGACCGTTTACCACGCCACCGGCCAGGGCGTTTTGAAACGGAAGATGGACAACCCGATGCTGATGCTCCCGGAGGTGACGATGCAAGAAGCGTCGCTGCCGTATGAAAAGATCGAACCGCAGCTCGCAGCACTGCTGATCAAAACGGAGATCGGTGCCTTCACGCCGATACTGACCGACCCGAAAGGGGGCTTTGCATCTTTCTATGTCCGCAACAAAAGCCTCCCGATGATGCAGCCGTTTGAGACGGTCAAGGCGCAGGTTCAGGAGGAGATGATGGACGATGCGCGCGAACAGACCCTCAAGGACTATTTCGACCGTGCCCGCCTGAATGCGGAGATCACTGTCGTCCGTCTGCCGGACCGGCAATAG
- the gltX gene encoding glutamate--tRNA ligase, translated as MVVTRFAPSPTGYLHIGGLRTALFSWLWARRNGGKFVLRIEDTDQSRNNEDAAQAIVDAFEWIGLEHDGEILYQSKRTGVYQMYIDQLLQEGKAYKCYMSKEELDALREAQTARKERPRYDGRYRDFTGTPPEGVNPVIRIKAPTEGTITVYDGIKGEVTFNVDDILDDFIIARADGTPTYNFVVAVDDALMGINEVIRGDDHFSNTPKQLVVYEALGFKAPAFYHVPMIHNSEGKKLSKRDGATDVMEYKRQGYRPEALLNFLVRLGWSHGDQEIFSVDEMKRLFDPNNINKSASIYNTEKLDWLNAHYIKNLANEALARELTPFGVDLNAHDKKEILLDALKERAKTLVELAEMVKEVLTAPAEYDDKAFKKAVKPDSKAVLKAFAAKIEATPELHLPTDYHALMETVVSEMEIGFGKIGMPLRLALMGKLSGPGVDTIMAAIGREETLARISGLTAQLD; from the coding sequence ATGGTTGTCACCCGTTTCGCTCCCAGCCCGACCGGATACCTGCACATCGGGGGGCTGCGCACCGCCCTCTTCTCCTGGCTCTGGGCCCGCCGCAACGGCGGGAAATTCGTTCTGCGTATCGAGGACACCGACCAAAGCCGCAACAACGAGGATGCGGCCCAGGCGATCGTCGATGCCTTCGAATGGATCGGCCTCGAACATGACGGCGAGATCCTCTACCAGTCCAAGCGCACGGGTGTCTACCAGATGTATATCGACCAGCTCCTCCAGGAGGGCAAGGCGTACAAATGCTATATGAGCAAAGAGGAGCTTGATGCCCTGCGCGAAGCGCAGACGGCGCGCAAAGAGCGTCCGCGCTACGACGGCCGCTACCGCGACTTTACCGGCACGCCGCCCGAAGGCGTCAATCCCGTCATCCGCATCAAGGCGCCGACCGAGGGGACCATCACCGTTTATGACGGCATCAAGGGCGAAGTCACCTTCAACGTCGACGACATCCTCGACGACTTCATCATCGCCCGCGCCGACGGCACGCCTACTTACAACTTCGTCGTCGCCGTCGACGATGCGCTGATGGGCATCAACGAAGTCATCCGCGGGGACGACCACTTCTCCAATACGCCGAAACAGCTCGTCGTCTACGAGGCGCTGGGCTTCAAAGCCCCCGCTTTCTACCACGTACCGATGATCCACAACAGCGAAGGCAAGAAACTCTCCAAACGCGACGGCGCCACGGACGTGATGGAGTACAAGCGCCAGGGGTACCGCCCCGAAGCGCTGCTGAACTTCCTCGTCCGCCTGGGCTGGAGCCACGGCGACCAGGAGATCTTCTCCGTTGACGAGATGAAAAGACTTTTCGATCCGAACAATATCAACAAGTCGGCGTCCATCTACAATACCGAGAAGCTCGACTGGCTCAACGCCCATTACATCAAGAACCTCGCCAACGAGGCACTGGCCCGCGAACTGACCCCCTTCGGTGTCGACCTGAATGCCCATGACAAGAAAGAGATCCTGCTCGACGCCCTCAAAGAGCGTGCCAAGACGCTCGTCGAACTCGCCGAAATGGTCAAAGAGGTCCTGACCGCACCGGCCGAGTATGACGACAAGGCTTTCAAAAAAGCCGTCAAACCCGACTCGAAAGCCGTCCTGAAAGCCTTCGCCGCCAAAATCGAAGCCACGCCCGAGCTTCACCTCCCGACCGACTACCACGCCCTGATGGAAACAGTCGTTTCCGAGATGGAAATCGGTTTCGGCAAGATCGGCATGCCGCTGCGCCTGGCCCTGATGGGCAAACTTTCCGGCCCGGGCGTCGATACCATCATGGCGGCAATCGGCCGTGAGGAGACGCTTGCACGCATCTCCGGACTGACGGCACAACTCGACTGA
- a CDS encoding malic enzyme-like NAD(P)-binding protein codes for MSNPLTNDEALAYHAEPTPGKLGISVTKSFKSQRDLSLAYTPGVAVPCLAIEQNPEDAYRYTAKANLIGVVSNGTAVLGLGDIGAQASKPVMEGKAVLFKKFSDLDAFDIEVDTKDIERFCSVVEAIAPTFGGINLEDIKAPECFEIEKRLAARLDIPVMHDDQHGTAVISAAGIMNACRLTGRDIKTLRIVIVGAGAAAISCARLYRYLGVENIILIDSKGVVHTGRSDLNAYKTEFAIKVPASQSDAFEGAHVVVGLSRPGTFSTDDVKRMAENPVVFTLANPTPEIMPELVRDARPDAIVATGRSDFPNQVNNVLGFPFIFRGAVDVRAKAINTEMKIAAAEALARLARTEVPDYLNELYGTELSFGRDYLIPKPFDKRLIVEVSSAVAAAAIHTGVARIGAFDIDAYRKALAERICVDCQPE; via the coding sequence ATGTCCAACCCGCTTACCAATGACGAGGCCCTCGCCTACCACGCCGAACCCACCCCCGGCAAACTCGGCATCAGCGTCACCAAATCCTTCAAAAGCCAGCGGGACCTCTCCCTGGCCTATACCCCCGGGGTCGCCGTGCCCTGCCTTGCCATCGAGCAGAACCCCGAAGACGCCTACCGCTATACCGCCAAAGCGAACCTAATCGGGGTTGTCTCCAACGGCACCGCGGTCCTGGGACTCGGCGATATCGGCGCACAGGCTTCCAAGCCCGTCATGGAGGGGAAAGCCGTCCTCTTCAAGAAGTTCAGCGACCTGGATGCGTTCGACATCGAAGTCGATACGAAGGACATCGAACGTTTCTGCAGCGTTGTCGAGGCGATCGCCCCCACCTTCGGGGGTATCAACCTCGAGGATATCAAGGCACCGGAGTGCTTCGAGATCGAGAAACGGCTTGCCGCCCGCCTCGACATCCCCGTGATGCACGACGACCAGCACGGCACCGCCGTCATCAGTGCCGCGGGCATCATGAACGCCTGCCGCCTGACGGGGCGCGACATCAAGACCCTGCGCATTGTCATCGTCGGGGCCGGGGCCGCGGCCATCAGCTGCGCCCGCCTCTACCGCTACCTGGGCGTGGAGAACATCATCCTGATCGACTCCAAGGGCGTCGTCCATACGGGCCGCAGCGACCTCAATGCCTATAAAACGGAGTTCGCCATCAAGGTGCCCGCCAGCCAGAGTGACGCCTTCGAAGGCGCCCATGTCGTCGTCGGCCTCTCGCGCCCGGGCACCTTCAGCACGGACGACGTCAAGCGCATGGCCGAAAACCCGGTCGTCTTCACCCTCGCCAATCCCACCCCGGAGATCATGCCGGAACTGGTGCGCGATGCCCGTCCCGACGCCATCGTCGCCACCGGGCGCAGCGACTTCCCCAACCAGGTCAACAACGTCCTGGGCTTCCCCTTCATCTTCCGCGGGGCCGTCGACGTACGCGCCAAAGCGATCAATACGGAGATGAAAATCGCCGCCGCCGAGGCCCTCGCACGCCTGGCCCGGACGGAAGTCCCCGACTACCTGAACGAACTCTACGGCACCGAACTCTCTTTCGGCCGTGACTACCTCATCCCCAAACCCTTCGACAAGCGCCTCATCGTCGAGGTCTCCAGTGCCGTCGCCGCGGCGGCGATCCACACGGGCGTCGCCCGGATCGGTGCCTTCGATATCGATGCCTACCGCAAAGCGCTCGCCGAGCGTATCTGCGTCGACTGCCAGCCCGAATAG